GTCGAATTAAGCGACTACCAATTAAAGCTTAATTTTGAGACAGTCTTATCTGAAGTggataaatgcaaaaaaaaatatttttcgtactTGAAACGAGTTACTTTAGGTAATGATAGCACATAATGAGGTTCAGGATGATTCTTTATGGGATTAACTGtgttcttttaatttaaaatctcgTTAGTCTGTCAGTCTCGCTATTCGAATCTATGTTTTTTGggatttttgaagaattttctcCGCATAAACATTTGGAGCATGACACATGGCAAGAAAGATGACATCTTTATACATGTAAACGACTTCCTATAACAATATCTCGGTTGAACTGTGGTACCGAACGTCAAGTCCCTTTATATgtagagcttttaagctttcgaAAAAATCAAACAAGTAATGCTATTGTCGTCCAAGAGAATGTTGTACGGATGATAgcgtgaaatttaaaaattcacaaaatgatTTTGGATGACCGTAAATTATAGTGAAACGTGAAAGCCAACActccaaaaatataaaagaaaaatgttggGAATATCTCCTATGGGTCATTTGGTTAGTCGAAAACTCTTTGCAAAATAGTggtgagcgatattgctatttttgaatcactgtgatttcagtgattactatttttaaatcactgtgattttgtattgctattgcgatcacaacaaaaaaaaaaacgaatttatgagaatttatactccacatttttatactctcgcaacaaatgttgctaaagagagtattatagttttgttcacataacggttgtttgtaacacccaaaactaaacgagttagatatagggttatatatatcaaagtgatcagggtgaagagtggagttcaaatccgaatgtctgtctgtccgtccgtccgtccgtccgtctgtgcaagctgtaacttgagtaaaaattaagatatcttgatgaaacttggaacacatgttccttggcaccataggaaggttgctttcgaatgagcaaaatcggaccactgccacgcccacaatatggcgaaaaccgaaaacacataaagtgccataactaagccataaataaagctatggaaataaaatttggtatgaaagatcgcactaggaaggggcatatgtggatgtaatttttttgaggaggtgggcgtggccccgcccccaaataggttttttgtacatatctcggaaaccaatagagctatctaaaccaaactttctgcagtttttttttagccatttcttaatacagtccaaaaatgaaagaaatcggataataaccacgcccacctcccatacaaaggttaggttgaaaattactaaaagtgggttaactcactaacgaaaaacgtcagaagcactaaatttcacataaaaaatggcagatggaagctgtactcagatttttttacaaaatggaaaatgggcgtggcgtcgcccacttattgttcaaaaaccatatctcaggaactactagaccgatttcaatgaaaattggtttgtaatagtttccttacctcccaataatatgttgtgaaaattggccaaatcgcttgacaaccacgcctacttcctatataccagaactttgaagacgatctgaatcgtttactttacaatatataaagtaagcactagtgaagatatcggtgcagaactttgcacaaatactatgtttatagtgtggcagccccattctaaaaagcgccgaaatcggaccataggtttttaaggccccatatatcgaacacgaggacctcggtgcttctaacctaatattaaggtttccaactttcaatgggttttatacaacatatatgacgaatatgtgtgtcaaattgtgttttatataatataaacaaagttaaataaataaattgcgagagtataaaatgttcggttacacccgaacttagcacttccttacttgtttttttttttaatgttttacatttacatttttattaattttaacaatatccaaaatttacctacttttgtaatcacaattatttaattaataaattttaggtacatctaactgcttttgtaatcaccgtacccaaaattatcaaaatcacaactaaaatttctactgtgatcaccgaacagtgattgctactttcgaactggtattgctactgaacagtgattgatactttcgaactgatattgctactgaacagtgattgatactttcgaactggtattgctactgaactgtgattgttacttttcgaactgctagtgctacagtgatcgaattagaatcactgaactcgtatatgtactgtgatcgaacaaaaacaCTGAAATTCTcaatagctactgtgatcgaacttaaattactgaactgcaattgcgattataaatcactgatatttacaaaaattgatcacagttgctatatgtgatttttcaatcacagtgaaaaaatcaccggtagtgaaatatcgctcatcactagtgcAAAATGTGGTTGGCACGATCATTTCTTTTATCAAAttcttttattaatgaaaacgaAGCAGAAATTGCAGTAATTTATATTGAGATTGACATTGTTATTTTTCTCACCTCAGACCTAAAGCTAATGGTCGCTGGAACGAAATCGCCGGAAGCAGAACGTATTTTGAAGCAAAAGACCAATCGTAGGACATAAATGGTATCGAAAAGTTAGAAAATCGAAATCAGAAAAATGTTCAATGCAGAAAAAGCGaagttgaatattcttttggCTGTTTCACGGCTTGAAAAACCTAACTTGAGAAAAGTAATAATCATAATCAACGATATATacgcattttatatatattattatattttaattttattttcatatttcatatttttcaattcaaacacATTCAATTCACCATACTAGTTCgcttagatatacatatttcgaTATGTATATTGACTAAAAATCAAATCGTGTATGCTTTTAAcgctatataatatttatactttagCATACAGATTTTTAGATCTTATTAGATATATCTCAATTATTTATAACTAGAACATAAATTACAATTTCACTAATACTACTACACCTAAAATTGAACTGTTTGTGGGCGCAAGAGgttgttgtgtgtgtatatatgtgtgtgagagGTGGATTTTCACATTGAAATACTTAAAactaaacacatacaaacatttgtacatatatatgcaatacatataaacatagaaACAActaactgtatatttatattaattttattaaagaatttttatgacggaacattattatttacaagaattttttatatacaaaatgggTGTATCACATATAGATGCTTTTATTTACAAAGTGAATACACCGAAATTAGATTTTCTGCTTAAATTTATTGAGAATGCAGCACAAAACTTTGCTCTATATATCACTGGAGACTTGTTCCGGTAAGGTGCTGGCGGAGCAATATAAGTGGAAATATTCCGTCAATACCGAGAAAGTATctcgaatatttaatatttttcaacgtTTCACCAATTTTTAACGCTTATTGCACACTTTTGCCAAATCGGAGATCAGAGATTTTGGTATATGGGGGGCTTGGCTGCTTTCCGCAGCCATGAAACCGTTTTGTTGAAACCAGCAGTTCAGAGGCACGCGCCAACGCTTTAGAGTAGACCATTTAGCGCTTCGACAGCGCTACCCAATGTCGTGCGATGCGCTGCGAATTGCTCCGTTAGCTGTTCCACAGCTGAGTGGGAGAGTAGCTGCGCCGGCGGCTCATCTTCATCCAAAGCGTCCACTAGCAGCTCATCATCCAACTCAGTGGGCGTTGAAGTCGCTGCAGAGATAAAATTCGAGCTGCCTGCCGCTGTTGCGGACGCCGTCGCTGTCGCTGTTGCCGTCGCTGCCGCAGCGGCTGCTACAAACTGCAGTCAGTCGATGAGTATGCTCTTCGAGGATGCGGTCAGTGTGCTGGCGGCATGttgtgccgttgttgttgtggccAAACTGTCCGCATAGTAGCGCTGTCAAAACACTTTCGCTATGAACGGCACCTGATCCATGGCGGAGACGACACCGGCAGCCGCTGAGAgacgctgatgatgatgatgcatTTGAGCTTGGTTGTGCTGGTGCTGGTGATGATGTTGACTGTGCTGATGcgcctgctgctgctgttgatgttggTGAGCGGATAGCATTTGTGCGGCGTTGGTTGAGGCGCTCGTCGAAGCAGCGCTTGCTAGTTGTATGAATGCGGAGCTGCTGGAATACTCGGCGGACGCACGAAaactgctgttgctgccgcCGACTTGAGGCAAAAGGTGATGTGGTGCGTAGGTGCTGGCGGCGCTGGCTGCGGACTGTTGCGCGTTGCTCAGCGTTTGATACTGTGGCGTATGCCAAGCGGAGTTGCTGCCATCACCGCCGCCACCACTAGAGAGCGGTGGTGTGGTGACATTGATCGGTGGCGATAAGCTGCCCGCGGAAGAGTCGGGCGTCAACTGGCTGCCGTGCTGTAAGTGCGCGTGATAGCCATGATGCGCTTCGCGGCGCGTATACTCACGACGCGTGTACTCGCGTCGCCGTTCATAGCTTGGTGGCGAGTCATCGTCGAGCAGATCGCTGCCGCCCAACTCATGCAGCTTGCGCATATGCTTCTTCAGATCGAAGTTGCGACAGAAACCCTTGGCGCACACCTTGCAAGTGTACGGCTTTTTGTCGTTGTGCGTGTGCATGTGAAAGGTGAGGTTGTAGATTTGGTGGAAGGCCTTATTGCAGATATTACATTTGTACGCCTTCTCGCCGCTATGTGTGAGCTTGTGATTCTTGTAATTGCCTTTCTGGTGGAAACCTTTGCCGCAATATTCACAAACGAATGGCTTGTAACCAGCATGTATGCGTGTATGCGTGTTCAGCGTGGAGGAGCGATTGAAAGCCTTGCCACAAGTCTGGCACTTGTGCGGCTTCTCGGAGGTGTGTATGATTTTATGGCGACAAAGCGTTGAGGCCTGACGAAAACCTTTACCGCACACCTTACAAACGAATGGGCGCGCGCCCGTGTGCACCGGCATGTGACGCGTCAGATTGTAGTGCGCATTGAAGACCTTGCCGCATTCCAAGCAGGAGAAAGTCTTTTGCTTGCCCGACGCAGAGCCGGGACTATCGTCCAACGAGTTTGGAGATGGCGAGCGCAGATGACGTGAAGCGGGTGAAGAAGCGCGCGATGAGTTGTGCTCATGCACTGACGAAGCAGACGgcgcggcggcggcggtggcagcagcagcgctGGCGTTATGCTTGCGCTTCATACCGTGATATCCACCAGCAGCGCTCTCACGCAttttatgctgttgttgttgctgctgctgtttttcCAACGACTGCTGCAATTGTGGGTGTGCGCTTGCGAGCGCTTGATGGTGTACATGATGTGCTTGCGCTTGCGCggcagctgctgctgcagcagcgGCGGCTAAATGATGTCCCGACGCGCTGAGATTACGTCTCAATGACTGCGTATGGAAATTGTTCAACGACGCGGTGAAGCTGCTCAAATGCGCGGCGGCACCTGGATTGGCGAGCAAAGTCTGCTGTTGCGCAGCGGTGAGCGCGGCATATTGTGCGGCAGCGGCGGCGCACATCAATTGATTGGGCGCATAATATAGCAGTGGATACTGAGACATCAATTCCTGATGGCGCGTATTAACGAATTGTTGCACGGCGGCAACATTGTTGACCGTGCTGGCGGCTACGGCTGCAGCGGCAGCGACAGCGTTGGTAGATGAGGAGGGCACATACTTCTTGAAAGCGGAATCATAGTTTTCAGCGTTAATGCATTGTTGTTGGCTGCCAGCGATTGGTAATTGCAACTCTGCGCGCTCCGACTCACACTCATCGCTCGCGACCTCAATGGGACTGCATGAGCGTTCGGAGTCTTCTGCCGCGTTAATACTTTCACTGCTGGCGCGTTGATCGGGCTCCATAATTTTCGCTATGGAAAATTTGAGCGGACAAGCGCGTGCATTCGGCAGATTTGTGctggttgtagttgttgtatttgtgttgttattgctgctgacAGGCGTGGCGGCGCGCTGTTGTTCCGCGCCCAGCTGCTTATCGACGCTGCTATCGCTGCTGAGGTGTGCATTTGCTTGCTGTCCGGCGGCCGTTTCCATGGTGGGACTCTTCGATGGCGGCATCACTGCAATAACGCCCGATGGACTACACGGTTGCATGCCACGCGGACTCTGCAAGTAGAAGGAAAGAGAGAGTGGCTGTTAGTTTATGTGTACTATGCTGACTCAACGGGTTATCAATTAATAAATGCATACGTTAATACTAATCTATGAATGAACAATGAAATCAATTtgctggaaaatattttaaatttaatttttattattcgcaattttttatttaaattgcatacatatatatttctcggTTTTTTTCATCATATTTGCGGCATGACGGCGCACCGCTGTGCTGCCGCCGTGACTGTTGCCTCAATATAAGTGCACTCAAGTAGAACAAATTAGATGCAAAACAAGCGCCGCTGCGCGCCCAACATATGCCACGCCCCCTAtaatagttttcaacaaaaaattggttgttgttgtgctgcgcGTTGTTGGATTTTCCATTCAGTTTGTGCAACTCTCAACCACAGCATCATTTACGTGCGCAATTTTCCCGCCGGCAGGATATCAAAACTACACCGCTAGCGGTCTCTCCGCGCCGCGCACGTTTTTAGCGCATTttcgtaataaatatttaagaaaaaatgcggAAACAAACAATGGCCAAGCACATTTGCATACAACAAAGTCAAAGTCAAACACAAAAACGACACGAATTCACTTTCGCACTTCGCCGCCCATCAATCGTTGTCGAACCCTTTTAGCGCGATTGCCCGTCTATTGATGTCCGCTATATTCCACTAATATTGCGGTACACCGGCGCTGGCTGATCTTTGTATTAATTGTACGTTTAACGCGCGCTTATCGCTTGAGTGCATACTGACAATCAATTCCTGGTGATTGATTTGACTTGCTCCGCGCTGCTGCCACAAATCAAACAAAGTtaggatttaaataaaaaccgtATTGGGCTTTCAAAGCTATTGCTTGAGgttttcaaacaatatttttgttgttgttgtgcgctggAAGTGTACTTATTTACTCTACTTTTTTATTGGCAGCAGTCCTTAGTGATTTCTTAGCATATGGTCTGAACGCACTGAGATCGAATCTGATTTACTTGtaatcaattttgaaaatttcactgacttttaatttccatttatgcatttttttagcgctaaagtcaaaaaatatttttttccaatcctCTCTTTTAAGCCGTTGCTTTCATTATTCAGTTATTCAGAACTAAATATTAGGAAAGGACTTAACCAATCCCGAGAGAGAATTATTTAACCGATTTCCTCCCAAAAAAGGATccttcattataaaaaaaaaagaaattttaatgaaaaaagctCTCTCAATCTCAGGTTAGAGCAAAATATtatatcctcaaaattttaaaaagttcaatttcgaaaaaaattatgaaagaaaTGAATGCTGAATTTTAGAAATAGTCGATTTTATTGGAATTATCGTTTCTGTTGACCTTATCGACCCGCTAAATTACCTAATTCCAAAGCAAAGAGATTTCGCTCGAACCTAGAATGATCTTAAactcttgattttttttattattttttgacttttatattaaatatttttgttgttgttttaatttaacaataagTTTTTTGCTATTCAAGAGTCAATCCTTTGACTTCCTCAGACTTGTGCTGTTTGCCTCAAAACACTCGCGCCAAATTAAAGTAAACTACTATTGGACAAgcattttgtatacatattattaacaatattataatatatatgtatgtatatataatatttttacttctATTGATGATGCCTACAATGAAATCACTTTATTTGAATGCCCGCCCTTGCCTTATTCGAATCTTCACACTTCACTGCAAGTGTTGAAGTTCACTTCCTTCTTTTTCCACTTGAGTcgccaaattttgttgttgtacaatgaAAACTTAACTGAAGAGCCGCTAAAGAACACATAatcacacacatgtacatatatatgtatgtatgtatgtataagtacttTGTATGGCCGTCAATTGTAATGTGCAACATCCGTTGCGGCTGCTGTGGCTTACAGTTGACTTAACAAGCTTTACTTCCTACTAGCCGTATGTTTAAAGTTTAAGCACAtgcgaaatacatacatacatacaatacatatatagatgtataaaaatatatgtgtatgtgtgtgtactggTGTGCGTTTGTGCGCCACCATCTTTTGCTGTTCTCGTTTTAATTAACTCGATTTCTCACTTGAGTGGGTCAATTTCTTTGCAGCAAAGCGACTCAAGTTAAgcaggcacacatacacacaagctttagtacaaacatacatatatgttaagtaACTATAACTTCATAAATTCACACATGCGAGTACGTGAGTGCTTCGCTTGCGTCGCTTATgtgttaatatttatacgcctTTAACAccattttaaattgattaattgtCTAAATTGGCAGGCGCTGAAAATTGGTACTCAAAgtaatttatgaaattcataaatttcgaaaaattaaccGTTATGCTTTTGCTtgttatgtatgtgcatgtgtaaATTGATTGGCTGTAAATTGCTTGCATTGGAAATTAAGGCAATTTAGTGGTTATGCAACTGTTATACACTCATATagacaaatatacacaaatacatatattcaattataCGCATttgaaatttctcaaaaatatatataaaaaataaataagaccaGGGTTGATTTAGATGAGTTAGATTAGATTTaaaaaatcagataaaaatctcaattttattcacaaaataattataaatgaaaagttTTACTAAAAGGCAGTTAAAGATTTgttgtacagtatactctcgaaaagtacattctcagaaagtaaataattgcggaaaagttaatcacctttaagattacacatgcacctcgaaaaagtaaattttttaatttacttttcagagagtgtgataaaaaattcgaaacgaagcaagcagcgttttttacgatgttgcaaaaacacttactctcttgtttatcgcgtctttttagtaaataaactctcctacttgatccactggtttaaaaatgaaaacgatgcaaatcaggtgtcagactttttgaattgtcgtacaaaaatggtcagaaaatatattgcaagagaaaaaaaacaaaagaatattcaagattttttctcctcatagtaaatacatatgtatgtatgtaaatgtaaatatgtttttcatgtaaatccatatgttttattgaagcaaataaatgaatgaatttttgaagtttaaaaatgcatttaatattataaaaacagataatttgtgtatatatttggaaaagtaaattatttgaaaaagtaaattacccaaaataccaatcgatttacttttcgagagtatactgtagaTACAAAAAAGTGTTTGTTCTCACTTATCGATTAATCGATCTTTATCAAACAGTGAGTATCATTGGATTTTAAGAAAttggttatttttatacacattttacaaaaactgactagaattaaaatatttgtttgtatatagtcGCCAttttggggttatatatattgtttaaaattcaatatttaatcgatacatttttttaaatttatattagtgAGAAAcgacagaaaaaattaaaaattattaagacTTTAAATTGAGTCGATACTAACTGTCTATATATCTTACGCCGTCGGAAGTAACAAATATAATAGGTTGAGGCATTACTGCCATTACAGATAAATTTTGTTTGTCCGACGGCAATGTGACTCTAACTTTAAGATTATAAGAGGCATAACGCGAAGAATCGCaacaaaaaatctttaaaaatgttttgataCCTCAAAATGCTTTCAATCTTTCTTCAACTTTTCAACTTTCTCAAACAGGTTTCTGAaaactttcaacgatgtttttatttttattcgataTTGAACCAAAGAACAACTTATAGAAAGCTAGAAATCGAATAATGTTGTAGGTTCCAAATAACCTAATGAGTTTTCCGGCGCTTCATAAAGAGAAGTCGAAAAAAAGTTGAGTACTCTACTGCTAAAACATTAAAATGCAATTCGTTTTCAGCGTCGGGCAAATTAATACTTAGAAGAGCGCTCTGACAAACCCAGTTTCCGACTgacatca
This portion of the Zeugodacus cucurbitae isolate PBARC_wt_2022May chromosome 3, idZeuCucr1.2, whole genome shotgun sequence genome encodes:
- the LOC105215289 gene encoding fez family zinc finger protein erm isoform X2 — encoded protein: MQPCSPSGVIAVMPPSKSPTMETAAGQQANAHLSSDSSVDKQLGAEQQRAATPVSSNNNTNTTTTTSTNLPNARACPLKFSIAKIMEPDQRASSESINAAEDSERSCSPIEVASDECESERAELQLPIAGSQQQCINAENYDSAFKKYVPSSSTNAVAAAAAVAASTVNNVAAVQQFVNTRHQELMSQYPLLYYAPNQLMCAAAAAQYAALTAAQQQTLLANPGAAAHLSSFTASLNNFHTQSLRRNLSASGHHLAAAAAAAAAAQAQAHHVHHQALASAHPQLQQSLEKQQQQQQQHKMRESAAGGYHGMKRKHNASAAAATAAAAPSASSVHEHNSSRASSPASRHLRSPSPNSLDDSPGSASGKQKTFSCLECGKVFNAHYNLTRHMPVHTGARPFVCKVCGKGFRQASTLCRHKIIHTSEKPHKCQTCGKAFNRSSTLNTHTRIHAGYKPFVCEYCGKGFHQKGNYKNHKLTHSGEKAYKCNICNKAFHQIYNLTFHMHTHNDKKPYTCKVCAKGFCRNFDLKKHMRKLHELGGSDLLDDDSPPSYERRREYTRREYTRREAHHGYHAHLQHGSQLTPDSSAGSLSPPINVTTPPLSSGGGGDGSNSAWHTPQYQTLSNAQQSAASAASTYAPHHLLPQVGGSNSSFRASAEYSSSSAFIQLASAASTSASTNAAQMLSAHQHQQQQQAHQHSQHHHQHQHNQAQMHHHHQRLSAAAGVVSAMDQVPFIAKVF
- the LOC105215289 gene encoding fez family zinc finger protein erm isoform X1 is translated as MVYFSPRGMQPCSPSGVIAVMPPSKSPTMETAAGQQANAHLSSDSSVDKQLGAEQQRAATPVSSNNNTNTTTTTSTNLPNARACPLKFSIAKIMEPDQRASSESINAAEDSERSCSPIEVASDECESERAELQLPIAGSQQQCINAENYDSAFKKYVPSSSTNAVAAAAAVAASTVNNVAAVQQFVNTRHQELMSQYPLLYYAPNQLMCAAAAAQYAALTAAQQQTLLANPGAAAHLSSFTASLNNFHTQSLRRNLSASGHHLAAAAAAAAAAQAQAHHVHHQALASAHPQLQQSLEKQQQQQQQHKMRESAAGGYHGMKRKHNASAAAATAAAAPSASSVHEHNSSRASSPASRHLRSPSPNSLDDSPGSASGKQKTFSCLECGKVFNAHYNLTRHMPVHTGARPFVCKVCGKGFRQASTLCRHKIIHTSEKPHKCQTCGKAFNRSSTLNTHTRIHAGYKPFVCEYCGKGFHQKGNYKNHKLTHSGEKAYKCNICNKAFHQIYNLTFHMHTHNDKKPYTCKVCAKGFCRNFDLKKHMRKLHELGGSDLLDDDSPPSYERRREYTRREYTRREAHHGYHAHLQHGSQLTPDSSAGSLSPPINVTTPPLSSGGGGDGSNSAWHTPQYQTLSNAQQSAASAASTYAPHHLLPQVGGSNSSFRASAEYSSSSAFIQLASAASTSASTNAAQMLSAHQHQQQQQAHQHSQHHHQHQHNQAQMHHHHQRLSAAAGVVSAMDQVPFIAKVF